From the Hordeum vulgare subsp. vulgare chromosome 1H, MorexV3_pseudomolecules_assembly, whole genome shotgun sequence genome, the window TGTGACATGATTAAGCGCCACCTATAGTGCTTGCttattactccctctgtaaacaaatataagacgttttaggtAACCAAAGTAGTGAGCTAAAACgggtcttatattagtttacatacAGAGGAAGTACCTCTCTTCCTAATTTTAAGACTTTTTTGCAGTTCAATTTGAACTgcaaaaatgtcttatattttggaacagagggagtacttcatTATTACTACTACTTGTGTATGCTGGCTGACTGATTATGTGCTTCAAGTTTATACCAAGTGCACCCTAATTCTTTCTGTAGCTATTGGCCCATGCACTGATGCGGTGTTTATTGCGATATTATATCCCTAAGTGACACATTATACTATTATAGTGCCTTGCCATAGCTGCTGCCTTTTCAAATTAGTCTAGAACACAGCGGCACTTCTCTCCGTCCTCTGTTCCTCTAgttaggtactccctccgtcccaaaataattgtcttaactctagagttagtacaaagttTAGACACTTATTTTGCGACAGAGGAAGTATATTTCAAGGTTGTTTTGGTTTTCAGATGTGCTGCTATCTCTGGGCCTTTTGCATTACATAGCATAGCAGCTTTGAACTACTAGCTGTGGTCTCACTTATCCCTGCTAATTTAGGATCTTTGGGACAACCATTATGTTTCATCTCTTGcccttgttgtaatttgaagacaACTGTTTGAATACCATCACACAAGCCCCAAGAGTTATCTTTTCCTTGTAATCCAGCTTCTAACTGAGTGTTTCATTTTTATATCTGATCTGTGTATAGTGTTTCATTTGTGTTGATAGATTTGTTTCCCTCTATTAAAACGTTGCTATGCAGTACGAGTactgcagcagtagtagtagcaccaGATTATGTGATGTGATGAACTTGTTTATGTCATGTCAGTTTTCTTTGTTCATTTTATCTCCTTGACATAGTTGGTTTTGTTAACGTAGACTCCATCTGGCGGCATGGGCTGGGCATGTTGATGTTGTGAAATGCCTTTGCAAGCACAAAGCTGATGTGGGGGCTGCAGCAATGGATGACACCGCCGCAATCCATTTTGCTTCCCAGAAAGGTCATTTGGAAGTGGTGCGTGAGCTGCTGGCATCGGGGGCCTCTGTGAAAGCAAAGAACAGGAAAGGTTTCACAGCGTTGCACTTTGCTGCTCAGAACTCCCACCTGGAGCTTGTGAAGTATTTGGTGAGGAGGGGCGTGGACATCACAACAAAGACAAATGCAGGGCAAACGGCTCTACATGTTGCGGAGAATGATGACGTGCGTGCTTTCCTGAAAGAGTGCGAGCAGTCACTGAAGAAGGGAGTGGAGCTACCATCTGAGAAGAAGGATGATTCTGTAGCTGAGAAGGCTGATGACGGCAAGGTCTCAGGTGAAGCTAGAAAAGATGATGCTGACGCAGAGCAGGGCGAGAAGAGGAAGAGTGAGGAGATTGGTGCTGGGACGAGGCCGTCCGAGGTGAAGAAGGCCAAAGTTTCACTTGCGCATCTTGAAAACGAcatggaagaagaagatgaagcagACGAATAGAATCGAATTGCCTCGAGAATGCCATTTGATGGTGCCAACTTGTATGCCGTGTTATCCGTTGTTCTTTTGGCAATTTTTGAATGTTCACAACTGTAAGAATTTTGGCTGTTCATGGGCATGCTATCTGTATCCGAGTTGACTAGTAGTAGTACTGTGTTTTTATCAGGTAGTTGATGTCTTGTTGATGATAATTTACTAATGACCCCCTTAAAAACAAGATGGTTTTACTACTGTAAGTTATTATGTGCTTTGCTTTTTTAAATTTTTAAGGGAAATGTTATCTGCTGCCCGTGTTGTAATCTCAGAAGGAATGGGAAGAACGGAAAACAAGGCCCAGCCCAGTTCGCGAAATAGGCCCAACCAATTGatgaaagaggaagaagagagtagTTGGTTATCCACTCCTTCCATCTACTCTCTCACACTCAAAGAGGGAGGAGAGAAGGGAGcactccgccgccgccggctgCTGCTCCACAACCCACGAAGCTAGGCAGATAGGCATGGCGGCTACCAGCGCGAGTGCCGCTGCCTCCCTCTCCGTCACGGCTGCCGCTCACCGCCTCAGGCACCGGCAGCTATGTGCTTGCGCACGTGGGCCGGCGGCGCGACCGCATCCCCTCCTCAAGCTGAACCGCCGCAGCTACGCGGCTTCGGCATCGTCCGCGGCGGCCATGTCTCCTCTGTCCCGGTGGGAGGGCCAAGGCATCCGAGCGGAGTTGGATGCGCCGGGAGGAGTGGCCAGCGGTGACGTCATGGGCCTTCTTCTCCGGGAGCGCATCATCTTCCTCGGCAACGAGATCGAGGACTTCCTCGCCGACGCCGTCGTCAGTcagctcctcctcctcgacgccaTGGACTCCGAATCTGACATCCGGCTCTTCGTCAACTCCCCCGGTGGATCACTCAGGTCTCCTCCCAATGCATCACTCCCCTCCATTGGCTTCTCTCGGTTTGTGTAGAGTTGAATTTACCATCTCAGCTAGTGATGCCCTTTGTCGTCTTACATTATTTCGCATGGTCATCTTGTGGGCAAACTACTTTGTCCAAATACTAGTTCGATTCGTGATAGTACTCACTCCCGGGTGTTTGATTCGATATAGGCTGCACTAATCAAAATCATGACCTGCATATGTAGTAGACTCATCAAGTCGATTCACAGCAGTAGGTCAGACAATATCTTGTTGGATAAGAGTTTGCTGGCTATGATCAGTATGACACTGACATACCTTCAGACTATACGAGCTATAACCCTATTTTGCTGAAATCTGCACTAATCCCCGAATGATACTTTACTGACTATCCTTGAGTCGCCCCCTTGCTAGACCTTTTACGTATCTTAATAATTTGTCATCACGGCGGAAGGTTattattcattcattttgtttacAATTTTCTGGTCCGAGCATAGGCGGAAATCTTGTTCTTTACCACATCAACAATTCTGGATTGCAAATATTATCTCTGTTCTTATCTTCATTTAACTGGACTTTTGTTATCCCTAAAATAATACCAGTTTGATTGTATTATCGCCTAATTCAGTAGGTCGTTTCTATACTCATAATTGCTGAAATGGAAAAAAAAGGTTGACAAAAAATCCTAGTCTAATCTACCTATGGTAACACGTAAGTAAAGCACTGAAATCTAGGCCATAACTAAAATTTAGAATTGAATGGAGTTAATTCAAGTTCACATCTAGCACCTTGTTCTCTGTGATGATCAAACAATATGTAAGTTTGTATCACTAGTTCGCTGCTTATTGGCTTGTTATATCAGCCGAATTAAGCTCTTAGCAATATCAACATCGAGCACCTTGTTCTGTGACGATCAAACAATATGCAAGCTTGTATCATTAGCTCACTACTTATTGGCTTGTTATGAGATCAACGGAATGTAACTTTTTGGTAATACCTGCATTGAACACCTTGTTCTCTATGATGATCAAACAGTATGTAAGCTTCTACCTAAGATTAGCTGGATGGAACTTCCCCCTCCAGAAAAAGCTTAAACAGTATTATGGGTAGTTTTATTGTGAATGATATTTGTTGCACGTTACGAATGATGCTTTTCTTGTTTACATGTGCTTAACATTCATCTCTCTCATTCAAGATATCACATTTGACTGGTTGACTATTAGTTGGCTTTGAATGCCCTGTTATTTGACTTGGAACACCCTATTGTTAGTTGACTTGGGATTCCCTTTTTTAGTTTGGTATAACTGTACCTTTGGTATGAATGGTGGGACAAGACTAGTCTTGTCCAAAGAACTAGTTCATGGAAACAGAACAAGTTTTGGACATAAGCAAAGTCAAACTTTGACTAGTGGTAGATTGAAAATATTATGTGTAGATTTTTTAAACATTTGATGTCTAAACATTTGGAGAACAAGAGGAGTTTTAGGCTAGCCTTGCCATTACATTGAAGTGCATGCAATGGTAGCCTTTGCATATCTGTTGATACAACCTAGTTGCATTTTGTGACAGACTTCTTTCGTTTTCCATTTCAGTGCGACAATGGCTATCTACGATGTAATGCAGCTGGTGAGGGCAGATGTATCCACTATTGGAATGGGCATAGCTGGATCCACAGCTTCTATACTCCTTGGTGGTGGCGCAAAGGGCAAACGGTTCGCCATGCCCAACACCAGGATTATGATGCATCAGCCCGTGGGAGGCGCGAGTGGCCAGGCCTTGGATGTAGAGGTCCAAGCCAAGGAAATTCTGGCTAGCAAGAGGAATGTCATCCGGCTGATATCAGGCTTTACGGGACGCACACTGGAGCAGGTAGAGAAAGACATCGATAGGGACCGATACATGGGTCCTCTTGAGGCCGTGGATTACGGGATCATTGATGGTGTGATTGACGAAGACAGCATCATCCCACTTGAGCCGGTTCCAGAGAGGGTGAAACCTAAATACAACTATGAGGAAATGTACAAGGACCCTCAGAAGTTTCTTACGCCGGATGTCCCAGATGATGAGATATACTAAGCTAGCCTGTCAGTCATATACTAAGCTAGCCTGTCAGTCATCTGTATTTCGAACCAGGCAGTTGCTGGAGCTTTCATCGAACAAAGATGATGTAATCCTTAGCAGTAGACTTTATCTGCCGTTGCATTTGGTGTGATGGTGTAGCTGTTGTGTTCTGGCATTTGACCAAGCAAATGAAAGCGCATGGAACATACAACTGGTCTAACCAGCTAGCCTCGCATGTATTTTGCACAGCAAGCAACTGCTGGAGCTTTTGTCAAAACAAAGATGTAACACTTTTTTTTAGTACGAGTAGTAGACTTTGTTGGCCGTTGCATTTGGTATGATTGGGAGCTGTTGTGTTATGGCTCTTTGACCAGGCAAATGAAAGCACATGGAACATAGAAATAGTCTAATTAGCCAACATTTGCTGCAAAGAGGAAACCAAAGGacatggtaaaatttattgactgCACCCAAATTCATGATAGTGGGGACAAGAATCCAATGTAGCCAGCAATCCTTTACAAGACACAATAACAATGAATACAAAGAAACAATTTCTGGAACTCTGATACAATTGTCGCAGCCGCCGCAAtaagcatgatcatctcatcaatacATGGCACCGACAGTCGGAACCAGGGCTGGGGACACGACGCCTTTGACCCTGAGGCCGAGCGGATCCCAGAGCTGGACAGGACCTGAGCTCCCAGTTTTCAGGCTCACCGGAGCTTCAAGCCGGGTAGCATGTTCATGACCACGGCCCTCTGCTGCTAATTTTGCCCTCTTCAACCTGATACGCTCAGCTCTTGAACCAATTGTCTGACCCAATATCGAGGCAGCTATTGTAAGGGCCATGGCGCTCTTCGGCATCAGGATGGACTTCCTCAGCATCCCTATGAAAGGCACTGCAGCATGGACCGCCGCAAACCACTGCACTGAAAACTTTGTGGTGTGCTCCCTCCAGATGCCAAGAGGAACATTTGCTGCCATACCGAGCAGCGCGATCACCACTACTTTTGTTGGTAGGGGCTGAG encodes:
- the LOC123437178 gene encoding receptor-interacting serine/threonine-protein kinase 4, with amino-acid sequence MGRRRAGGGGRGGGRGGEGRGGGEEEDLKLHKAARSGDAAAVESLCESDPLALNSRDRLSRTPLHLAAWAGHVDVVKCLCKHKADVGAAAMDDTAAIHFASQKGHLEVVRELLASGASVKAKNRKGFTALHFAAQNSHLELVKYLVRRGVDITTKTNAGQTALHVAENDDVRAFLKECEQSLKKGVELPSEKKDDSVAEKADDGKVSGEARKDDADAEQGEKRKSEEIGAGTRPSEVKKAKVSLAHLENDMEEEDEADE
- the LOC123437162 gene encoding ATP-dependent Clp protease proteolytic subunit 4, chloroplastic; protein product: MAATSASAAASLSVTAAAHRLRHRQLCACARGPAARPHPLLKLNRRSYAASASSAAAMSPLSRWEGQGIRAELDAPGGVASGDVMGLLLRERIIFLGNEIEDFLADAVVSQLLLLDAMDSESDIRLFVNSPGGSLSATMAIYDVMQLVRADVSTIGMGIAGSTASILLGGGAKGKRFAMPNTRIMMHQPVGGASGQALDVEVQAKEILASKRNVIRLISGFTGRTLEQVEKDIDRDRYMGPLEAVDYGIIDGVIDEDSIIPLEPVPERVKPKYNYEEMYKDPQKFLTPDVPDDEIY